One window from the genome of Microcoleus sp. AS-A8 encodes:
- a CDS encoding S-layer homology domain-containing protein — MRKARSTGRFYQISKNLRLWAHILISSILSSTMLSAAAGVANPTPPSPPKTTANASSGGSLGQSLLKNMLGADDLRPQAPGTGTTLPNPTQPPNLRVGQQQPARATAVQLAQSRTFPDVQGHWAQTFIETLAERGVILGFPDGTFRPDDPVTRAQFAAMIRKAFPRAAKRQGTQFVDVPSNYWGLEAIQTAYRTGFLEGYPNSIFLPEQNIPRVQVLVSLVTGLDLSPPTQVASVLNSSFQDAAQIPDFARPKVAAATLNQLVVNYPNVALLNPNINATRADVAAFIYQALVKEGTLPPVNSSDMASRYIFGYQPPVATQPSPPPQNDLAALRQQYRLPEPPVATITRRLFGGGTSISTPTGFGAQWRDAFVGFGYQERTRFTDIDDGAVTAGFGLGDARKLVAAEVAVTSFSTLRQGFGENGGVSFKVHRTFTNETGGDLAVAVGVENAIDWGNTDAGKSVYGVVTKVLPLTQDPTDPLSTLTVSLGLGGGRFRSEEKVNNREGGTNVFGSVALKVAEPVNLIAEWTGQDLNLGASIYPIPGVPLVITPAAADVTGNAGDGVRFILGVGYGIRF; from the coding sequence AATCAGCAAAAATCTACGCCTTTGGGCGCATATCTTAATCAGCTCTATATTAAGCAGTACTATGCTATCTGCTGCGGCGGGTGTTGCCAATCCCACACCCCCCTCTCCCCCTAAAACGACAGCCAATGCTTCTTCTGGTGGTTCTTTGGGTCAATCTCTCCTGAAAAATATGCTGGGAGCCGATGATCTTCGTCCCCAAGCCCCTGGCACGGGCACCACTTTGCCCAACCCTACCCAGCCGCCAAACCTCAGGGTAGGGCAACAACAACCGGCAAGAGCAACTGCCGTGCAACTGGCTCAATCCAGAACCTTTCCTGATGTTCAAGGTCATTGGGCACAGACGTTTATTGAAACCCTAGCAGAGCGGGGTGTCATTCTGGGGTTTCCCGATGGAACATTCCGACCCGATGATCCGGTGACTCGCGCTCAGTTTGCGGCGATGATTCGTAAAGCGTTTCCCAGAGCGGCTAAACGCCAAGGCACTCAGTTTGTGGATGTCCCTAGCAATTACTGGGGGTTGGAGGCGATTCAGACGGCTTATCGCACAGGATTTCTGGAAGGATATCCCAACAGTATCTTCCTGCCTGAACAAAATATTCCTCGTGTTCAGGTGTTGGTCTCTCTTGTGACTGGACTGGATCTGTCTCCACCCACACAAGTGGCCTCTGTCTTAAACAGTAGCTTTCAAGACGCTGCACAAATTCCTGATTTTGCCCGTCCTAAGGTGGCGGCGGCAACCCTGAATCAACTCGTTGTTAACTACCCGAATGTTGCCCTCTTAAATCCCAACATCAATGCCACTCGCGCTGATGTAGCGGCCTTTATCTATCAGGCTTTAGTGAAAGAGGGCACTCTGCCACCCGTTAATTCCTCAGATATGGCGTCGCGTTATATCTTTGGCTACCAACCCCCTGTTGCAACGCAGCCTTCTCCCCCACCCCAAAATGATCTGGCAGCTTTGAGACAACAGTATCGCCTCCCAGAACCGCCCGTGGCGACCATCACTCGGCGACTGTTTGGCGGTGGAACTAGTATCAGTACACCCACAGGATTTGGCGCTCAATGGCGTGATGCTTTTGTGGGCTTTGGCTATCAAGAACGCACCCGCTTTACGGATATTGATGATGGTGCTGTTACCGCAGGTTTTGGTTTGGGTGATGCCAGAAAGCTAGTGGCGGCTGAAGTCGCGGTCACTTCTTTTTCCACCCTTCGGCAAGGTTTTGGGGAAAATGGGGGCGTGAGTTTTAAGGTTCACCGCACCTTTACCAATGAGACGGGCGGCGACTTAGCCGTTGCTGTTGGTGTTGAAAATGCGATTGACTGGGGGAATACCGATGCGGGCAAGAGCGTTTACGGAGTCGTCACTAAAGTCCTTCCCCTCACTCAAGATCCCACCGATCCCTTAAGCACGCTCACGGTTTCACTCGGCTTAGGTGGAGGTCGTTTCCGCTCAGAAGAGAAGGTTAACAATCGAGAAGGCGGTACCAATGTGTTTGGTAGTGTTGCTCTAAAGGTGGCTGAACCCGTTAACCTGATTGCTGAATGGACGGGTCAAGATTTGAATTTGGGAGCCTCGATTTATCCCATCCCTGGTGTGCCATTGGTAATTACCCCGGCGGCGGCTGACGTTACCGGTAATGCTGGAGATGGTGTCCGGTTCATTCTCGGTGTTGGTTACGGAATCCGGTTTTAA